One Pseudochaenichthys georgianus chromosome 7, fPseGeo1.2, whole genome shotgun sequence DNA segment encodes these proteins:
- the LOC117450021 gene encoding neurexophilin-2-like isoform X2 — protein MEARCCNMRALCLNFAITCLWLLHSSVQETAPPLEFQSQQWREEEREAGDALGAALKVKDLQIISTKQKTAAHGTLGPYGWPQNFSQALDQYLYRPPPKSKPPAKTPTKAKKILGWGDFYFNVKTVKFSLLVTGKIVDHINGTFSVYFRHNSSRLGNISVSIVPPSKAVGWEVLDPAAEGVPTKTQVLVPDLTSQLQSLPQSTSSPPPEQQKQQPDVVMVTELNCRIEYQRTNRSKKTKPCQYDPGQTCYSENTQSQAAWICAKPFKVICIFIAFTGTDYRLVQKVCPDHNFQTAQNQQHFG, from the coding sequence GTCCAAGAAACCGCCCCGCCCTTGGAGTTCCAGAGCCAACAATGGAGAGAAGAGGAAAGAGAAGCAGGAGACGCACTGGGAGCTGCTTTGAAAGTCAAAGACCTACAGATCATCTCCACCAAACAGAAAACTGCAGCTCACGGCACTCTGGGTCCGTATGGATGGCCTCAGAACTTTTCCCAGGCCCTGGATCAGTATCTGTACCGACCTCCTCCTAAATCCAAACCTCCCGCCAAAACTCCCACAAAGGCCAAGAAGATCCTGGGCTGGGGAGATTTTTACTTCAATGTGAAAACGGTGAAGTTCAGCCTCCTGGTGACGGGGAAAATCGTGGACCACATCAACGGCACGTTCAGCGTCTACTTCCGCCACAACTCGTCTCGTCTGGGGAACATATCCGTGAGCATCGTCCCGCCCTCCAAAGCTGTGGGATGGGAGGTTTTGGATCCAGCAGCTGAGGGTGTTCCCACCAAAACCCAAGTCCTGGTTCCAGATCTGACGTCCCAGCTCCAGAGCCTGCCCCAGTCCACCAGCTCTCCTCCTCCAGAGCAGCAGAAGCAGCAGCCGGACGTGGTGATGGTGACCGAGCTCAACTGCAGGATCGAGTACCAGAGAACCAACCGGTCCAAGAAGACCAAGCCCTGCCAGTACGACCCCGGGCAGACCTGCTACTCAGAAAACACGCAGTCCCAGGCGGCCTGGATCTGCGCCAAACCCTTTAAGGTCATATGCATCTTCATCGCCTTCACCGGCACCGACTACAGGCTGGTGCAGAAGGTCTGCCCGGACCACAACTTCCAGACGGCGCAGAACCAGCAGCACTTCGGATAA